In one Mycobacteroides chelonae genomic region, the following are encoded:
- a CDS encoding ABC1 kinase family protein yields MTEDLVPRGRIRRTMPLAGFTARAAGGRLVAGLREKAGDTGAVDRFHEKTAERYTELLGHSKGVLMKAGQIFSSIDTSAMGDGRISPYERAMAKLQTQSPPMDPALARSIVESELGLSVDKAYAEFTDEPISSASIGQVHRAVLHDGREVAVKIQYPGVAQAIQEDLANTELVTTFLRTFLSLLGRSVAIDLRATAEDISERIAEELDYRREAANIASFHELFRGHPFIRVPEAVPELSSDQVLTMTYVDGIGWAQAQQSSRELKDTWGEALWRFSLSPLQHASAFYTDLHPGNYRFGLDGSIGIVDFGSVKIIPERLRLAWIQMIVANLQKRIGDLHSIMTEAGFIPAGSTMTTDEVHRWMDQNNPDVVGPQPVTYTAQLVSRNMATLDTSSPNSLSARVALPPDLIYFVRVPLGVRSTLSKLGATVDARAVVEDMTGVAEPTTALGVRHVAWVRERDLPFGLEPRDPSKIGAQL; encoded by the coding sequence ATGACAGAGGACCTGGTTCCCCGGGGCCGCATCCGGCGCACGATGCCGCTGGCGGGATTCACCGCCCGGGCCGCGGGCGGCCGACTGGTCGCAGGCTTGCGCGAAAAGGCCGGAGACACCGGCGCCGTGGACCGCTTCCATGAAAAGACCGCCGAGCGTTACACCGAACTACTCGGGCACTCCAAGGGCGTCCTGATGAAGGCCGGCCAGATCTTCTCGAGCATCGACACGAGCGCGATGGGTGATGGGCGCATCTCGCCGTACGAGCGAGCGATGGCCAAGCTGCAGACCCAGTCGCCGCCCATGGACCCCGCGTTGGCACGAAGCATCGTCGAATCCGAGCTCGGGCTCTCGGTGGACAAGGCATACGCCGAGTTCACCGACGAGCCGATATCGTCGGCATCCATAGGTCAGGTTCATCGCGCGGTCCTTCACGACGGCCGCGAGGTCGCCGTCAAGATCCAGTATCCCGGTGTGGCCCAGGCCATTCAGGAAGATCTTGCCAACACCGAACTCGTCACGACCTTCCTGCGGACCTTCTTGTCCCTGCTCGGTCGCAGCGTCGCCATTGACCTACGCGCGACGGCCGAAGACATTTCGGAACGGATCGCCGAAGAACTCGACTATCGCCGCGAGGCCGCCAACATCGCCTCATTCCACGAGCTGTTCCGTGGGCATCCCTTCATCCGAGTCCCCGAGGCCGTGCCGGAGCTATCCAGCGACCAGGTACTCACCATGACCTACGTCGACGGAATCGGCTGGGCGCAGGCTCAGCAGTCCAGCCGTGAACTCAAAGACACGTGGGGTGAGGCGCTGTGGAGATTCAGCCTCTCCCCTCTACAACACGCCTCGGCGTTCTACACGGACCTGCACCCGGGAAACTACCGGTTCGGCCTCGACGGATCGATCGGGATCGTCGACTTCGGGTCCGTGAAGATCATTCCCGAACGCCTGCGCCTGGCATGGATACAAATGATCGTCGCCAACCTGCAGAAAAGAATCGGGGACCTGCACTCGATCATGACCGAAGCCGGGTTCATACCCGCCGGATCCACCATGACGACCGATGAAGTGCACCGGTGGATGGACCAGAACAATCCGGATGTTGTTGGTCCGCAACCTGTTACCTATACGGCCCAACTGGTCAGCCGGAATATGGCCACCCTGGACACCAGCAGCCCGAACTCACTGTCTGCACGCGTCGCGCTGCCGCCCGATCTCATCTACTTCGTCCGGGTTCCGCTGGGTGTGCGGTCAACCCTGTCCAAATTGGGTGCCACGGTGGACGCACGCGCAGTCGTCGAAGACATGACCGGTGTCGCCGAGCCCACCACTGCGCTCGGGGTACGACATGTGGCGTGGGTGCGGGAGCGCGATCTGCCGTTCGGATTGGAGCCGCGAGACCCGTCAAAGATTGGTGCCCAGCTGTGA